A stretch of the Coleofasciculus sp. FACHB-1120 genome encodes the following:
- the nuoB gene encoding NADH-quinone oxidoreductase subunit NuoB produces MMNPTATIIETDKRKTQILNPIERPEITHSLSENVVLTTVDDFYNWARLSSLWPMMFGTACCFIELMGMFAARFDFDRFGLKPWASPRQADLMITAGTITMKMAPTLVRLYEQMPEPKYVIAMGACTITGGMFSADSPTAVRGVDKLIPVDVYLPGCPPRPEAVIDAIIKLRKKIANDSMQERDIIAQTHRYYSIRHQMKAVSPAVTGEYLESPSRVNAPIELVATMGMQASVLSQPILETEAIASS; encoded by the coding sequence ATGATGAATCCGACAGCAACCATTATTGAGACAGATAAGCGAAAAACTCAGATTCTCAACCCCATTGAACGACCTGAAATTACGCATAGTCTTTCTGAAAATGTCGTTTTGACAACCGTAGACGATTTTTACAACTGGGCACGCCTCTCCAGCCTGTGGCCTATGATGTTTGGGACTGCCTGCTGCTTCATTGAACTGATGGGGATGTTTGCAGCCCGTTTTGATTTTGACAGATTTGGCTTGAAACCTTGGGCAAGTCCTCGTCAAGCTGACTTGATGATTACCGCAGGCACCATCACCATGAAAATGGCTCCAACATTGGTGCGCCTCTACGAACAAATGCCAGAACCCAAGTACGTCATTGCAATGGGTGCTTGCACGATTACCGGCGGAATGTTTAGCGCAGACTCACCAACGGCGGTACGGGGAGTCGATAAGTTGATTCCCGTAGATGTTTATCTGCCGGGTTGTCCTCCCAGACCAGAAGCCGTGATTGATGCGATTATTAAACTGCGTAAGAAAATTGCTAATGATTCGATGCAAGAGCGAGACATCATTGCTCAGACTCATCGATACTACAGCATTCGTCACCAGATGAAGGCAGTTTCGCCAGCCGTGACGGGTGAATATTTAGAATCGCCCAGTCGGGTGAATGCACCCATAGAATTAGTTGCAACGATGGGAATGCAAGCCTCTGTTCTTTCCCAACCGATTTTAGAAACAGAAGCGATCGCCTCTAGTTGA
- a CDS encoding FAD-dependent oxidoreductase, translating to MNAIPTSVPSETPATTHDILDVQQTHCCIVGGGPAGAVLALLLARQGIPVMLLEVHKDFDRDFRGDTLHPSVMEIMDELGLADRLLQMRHTKVPSLTLMTTEGPIRFVDLSHLKTKYPYITMLPQVDFLQFITEEAKRYPNFQLVMGANVQELIEDNGVIQGVRYRGHGGWHEVRCQVTIGADGRFSRIRQLAGMELIKTSPPMDVLWFRLPRKADDPEETMGRVAGGRLLVLLNRFDYWQVGYVIPKGSYQQLREAGLETLRQSVAETSPLFADRMQKLHDWSQVALLTVESSRVKRWYRPGLLLIGDAAHVMSPVGGVGINYAIQDAVVAANVLSEPLKKGQLQESDLAKVQRQRELPTRIIQAFQSLVQQRVIARAIDSTQTFKPPFLFRLPILRDIPARVIAFGVWPVRIKKSLEAT from the coding sequence ATGAACGCAATTCCAACTTCTGTGCCGAGCGAGACACCCGCCACGACCCATGACATTCTCGATGTACAGCAAACACACTGCTGCATTGTCGGTGGAGGGCCTGCGGGGGCTGTCCTAGCACTTCTCCTAGCCCGTCAAGGCATCCCAGTGATGTTGCTGGAGGTACACAAGGATTTCGACCGCGATTTTCGGGGAGACACGCTTCATCCATCGGTGATGGAAATCATGGATGAACTTGGTTTGGCGGATCGCTTGTTGCAGATGCGTCACACAAAGGTTCCCAGTCTTACCTTGATGACAACCGAGGGGCCGATTCGATTTGTTGACCTCAGTCACTTGAAGACGAAGTACCCCTACATCACCATGCTTCCCCAGGTAGATTTCCTGCAATTCATTACTGAAGAAGCGAAACGCTATCCAAATTTTCAGTTGGTGATGGGAGCGAACGTACAGGAGTTGATTGAAGACAATGGGGTCATCCAGGGTGTACGCTACCGGGGACACGGCGGCTGGCATGAAGTCCGATGTCAAGTGACCATTGGCGCAGACGGACGCTTCTCTCGCATCCGCCAATTAGCCGGGATGGAACTGATCAAGACTTCGCCACCAATGGATGTGCTTTGGTTCCGCTTACCTCGCAAAGCAGACGATCCCGAAGAAACAATGGGGCGCGTTGCTGGCGGTCGCCTTTTAGTTTTGCTGAACCGCTTTGATTATTGGCAGGTTGGCTATGTAATTCCCAAGGGTAGCTATCAACAGTTGCGGGAAGCGGGTTTAGAAACTTTGCGTCAGTCTGTAGCTGAGACATCACCCTTGTTTGCAGACCGGATGCAAAAATTACATGATTGGAGCCAAGTGGCGCTGCTTACCGTCGAGTCTAGCCGCGTCAAGCGTTGGTATCGCCCTGGTTTGCTGCTGATTGGCGATGCGGCTCACGTCATGTCGCCAGTTGGAGGAGTTGGTATTAACTACGCGATTCAGGATGCAGTGGTCGCTGCAAATGTGCTGAGTGAGCCGCTGAAAAAAGGACAGTTGCAAGAAAGCGACTTGGCGAAAGTACAGCGCCAGCGGGAGTTGCCGACGCGGATTATCCAAGCCTTTCAGTCTTTGGTTCAGCAACGGGTTATTGCGAGGGCGATTGACTCGACCCAGACATTTAAGCCGCCATTCTTGTTTCGTTTACCGATTTTGCGCGATATCCCGGCGCGTGTAATTGCTTTTGGCGTCTGGCCTGTTCGTATCAAGAAAAGCTTAGAAGCAACTTAG
- a CDS encoding DUF3466 family protein, whose amino-acid sequence MSFTNKAIAILGIITALGGLILAARVTLDSSGKAQQSQTQIPVSQRYSIANLDTLNSRASVAKKINNNGQVVGFFNPNDSTQKAFIYGDGNMTEIHSLDSRYNAATSINENGEIVGVMTFTDDSYRAFFYKNGKAIDLGTLGGKSSDARSINGKGQIVGFADTRDEKAHAFLYSEGKKIDLGTFGGLNSYANDINENGQVVGSAENSDRIPKAFLYSGGKMVNLGTLGGQSSTANSINNQGQVVGVADTANYRPQAFLYNNGKMLDLGTLGGQSSIAHSINNQGQVVGEAENASRIPRAFLYSSDRMIDLNQVIPANSGWDLTSATDISDRGVIVGIGTYNGKTQAFQLTPFTR is encoded by the coding sequence ATGAGTTTCACGAATAAAGCGATCGCTATTTTAGGTATTATCACAGCACTTGGTGGATTGATTCTGGCTGCCCGCGTTACCCTCGACTCCTCAGGCAAGGCACAACAATCCCAAACACAAATTCCTGTAAGTCAACGCTACAGTATCGCCAATCTTGATACCCTCAATAGCCGTGCCAGCGTTGCCAAAAAAATTAATAACAACGGTCAAGTGGTTGGCTTTTTTAACCCGAACGATAGTACCCAAAAAGCCTTCATCTATGGTGATGGCAACATGACCGAAATCCATAGTCTGGATAGCCGCTACAACGCCGCTACAAGTATCAATGAGAACGGGGAAATTGTCGGTGTGATGACCTTTACTGATGACAGTTATCGCGCCTTCTTTTACAAAAATGGCAAGGCAATCGACCTCGGCACCCTTGGCGGTAAAAGTAGCGATGCCAGAAGTATCAATGGGAAAGGTCAGATAGTTGGATTTGCCGATACTCGCGATGAGAAGGCGCACGCCTTCCTGTACAGCGAGGGCAAGAAAATTGACCTCGGTACCTTTGGGGGGTTGAACAGCTACGCGAATGACATCAATGAAAACGGACAAGTAGTTGGTTCCGCAGAGAATAGCGATCGCATTCCCAAAGCTTTCCTCTACAGCGGCGGCAAGATGGTGAACCTTGGAACTTTAGGGGGACAAAGCAGCACTGCTAATAGTATTAACAACCAAGGTCAGGTGGTTGGTGTGGCAGACACCGCGAATTATCGCCCTCAAGCCTTCCTCTACAACAATGGCAAGATGCTCGACCTCGGAACTTTGGGGGGACAAAGCAGCATTGCTCACAGTATCAACAATCAGGGGCAAGTGGTCGGTGAAGCAGAGAATGCCAGCCGCATCCCCCGCGCCTTTCTTTACAGTAGCGATCGCATGATTGACCTAAATCAGGTGATTCCAGCTAATTCGGGTTGGGATTTAACCAGTGCCACCGACATTAGCGATCGCGGAGTCATTGTCGGCATTGGTACTTATAACGGCAAAACCCAAGCTTTCCAGTTAACACCCTTTACACGCTAA